The following proteins are co-located in the Microvirga ossetica genome:
- the ppc gene encoding phosphoenolpyruvate carboxylase, which yields MSLINPDVTPEKDFPLRDDIRLLGRILGDTIREQEGEATFEIVERIRQTSIRFHRDEDEIARRELETILNSLSRGRTNQIIRAYSYFSHLANLAEDQHHVRRSRAHAMAGVHAMEAAVPREGTLGRALKLIQEAGISHTALQAFFGSALVCPVLTAHPTEVRRKSTIDREMEISQVLARRDRQRLTPEEEASCQESLRRAILTLWQTSILRRNRLKVIDEVTNGLSYYDNTFFKELPHVYASLEDQLAAMDPAWGNVEVPSFLRMGSWIGGDRDGNPFVTADALRQALLLQSKHALGFYLDELHCLGAELSLDGRYVNVSDEVQELAKSSPDLSLHRQDEPYRRAITGIYARLAATAARLGHGDVARHAVGEAPAYDSLEEFEGDLSILHRSLRSNGSGSLTRGRLRKLRRAVDVFGFHLASLDMRQNSDVHQRVIAELFEKAIPGTDYEGLPEDKRVALLLEELRTPRLLTSPYLEYSPETSSELAIVHEAAGAHRQYGRTAVPNYVISKASDPSDILEVALLLKEAGLLRPREGEMDVNIIPLFETIADLRHCSGVMDSLFALPDYMRLLRSRGQAQEVMLGYSDSNKDGGFLTSGWELYKAEIELIEVFKRHGVALRLFHGRGGSVGRGGGPSYQAILAQPGGAVQGAIRITEQGEVIAGKYSNPDLGRRNLEILASATLEATLLHSGQSAPREEYLNAMEELSDGAFKAYRALVYETEGFERYFWESTVIGEIANLNIGSRPASRTNSRRIEDLRAIPWVFGWAQCRLMLPGWYGFGSAVNEWLEKRPDKGLALLQEMYREWPFFQALLSNMDMVLAKSNIAIASRYAKLVEDEGLRDAIFPRLRREWEDSIQQLLAIMQQQSLLDDNPLLARSIRNRFPYLDPLNHLQIELLKRHRSGDADEQVVQGIHLSINGIAAGLRNSG from the coding sequence ATGTCCCTGATCAATCCCGACGTCACACCCGAGAAGGATTTTCCCCTTCGCGACGACATCCGGCTTCTGGGACGCATCCTCGGCGACACGATTCGCGAGCAGGAGGGCGAGGCGACCTTCGAGATCGTCGAGCGCATCCGCCAGACCTCGATCCGCTTCCATCGCGACGAGGATGAAATTGCCCGTCGTGAGCTCGAGACGATCCTGAACAGCCTGTCGCGCGGACGCACCAACCAGATCATCCGGGCCTACAGCTATTTCTCGCATCTGGCGAATCTGGCCGAGGACCAGCACCATGTCCGCCGCTCACGAGCCCATGCGATGGCGGGCGTTCATGCCATGGAGGCTGCGGTGCCGCGCGAGGGAACGCTCGGGCGCGCGCTCAAGCTCATCCAGGAGGCGGGCATCAGCCATACGGCGCTGCAGGCCTTCTTCGGCTCCGCCCTTGTCTGCCCGGTTCTGACCGCGCATCCGACGGAAGTGCGCCGCAAGAGCACCATTGATCGGGAGATGGAGATCTCACAGGTTCTGGCACGGCGGGACCGTCAGCGCCTGACACCGGAGGAGGAGGCTTCGTGTCAGGAATCCCTGCGCCGCGCCATCCTCACGCTCTGGCAGACGAGCATTCTGCGCCGGAATAGACTGAAAGTGATCGACGAGGTCACGAACGGCCTGTCCTATTACGACAATACCTTCTTCAAGGAATTGCCGCACGTTTACGCCTCCCTGGAGGACCAGCTCGCGGCCATGGATCCCGCCTGGGGCAATGTGGAAGTCCCGTCCTTCCTGCGCATGGGGAGCTGGATCGGCGGCGATCGCGACGGCAATCCCTTCGTGACGGCGGATGCATTGCGTCAGGCTCTGCTGCTGCAGAGCAAGCACGCCCTCGGCTTCTATCTGGACGAGCTCCATTGCCTTGGCGCCGAACTGTCGCTCGACGGGCGCTATGTGAACGTCTCCGACGAGGTCCAGGAACTCGCCAAATCCTCTCCCGATCTATCGCTCCATCGCCAGGACGAGCCCTATCGCCGGGCCATCACGGGCATCTATGCACGCCTTGCGGCAACCGCCGCGCGGCTGGGGCATGGCGACGTGGCGCGCCATGCGGTGGGCGAGGCGCCGGCCTATGACAGCCTTGAGGAATTCGAAGGTGATCTCTCGATCCTGCACCGCTCCCTGCGCTCGAACGGATCGGGCTCCCTTACGCGAGGCCGCCTGCGCAAGCTGCGTCGCGCGGTCGATGTGTTCGGCTTTCATCTGGCGAGCCTCGACATGCGCCAGAATTCCGACGTCCATCAGCGCGTGATTGCCGAGCTCTTTGAGAAGGCCATCCCCGGCACGGATTACGAGGGGCTGCCGGAAGACAAGCGCGTCGCCCTGCTCCTGGAAGAGCTCCGGACGCCGCGCCTCCTGACATCGCCCTATCTCGAATACTCCCCCGAAACCTCATCCGAGCTTGCCATCGTCCACGAGGCGGCCGGGGCGCACCGCCAGTACGGACGCACCGCCGTGCCGAACTACGTCATCTCGAAGGCGAGCGACCCGTCCGACATTCTCGAGGTCGCCCTGCTTCTCAAGGAGGCTGGCCTGCTGCGTCCGCGCGAAGGCGAGATGGATGTGAACATCATCCCGCTCTTCGAGACCATCGCCGACCTGCGCCATTGCAGCGGCGTGATGGATTCGCTCTTCGCACTGCCCGACTACATGCGACTGTTGCGCAGCCGCGGCCAGGCGCAGGAGGTGATGCTCGGCTATTCCGACAGCAACAAGGACGGCGGCTTCCTCACCTCGGGTTGGGAGCTCTACAAGGCGGAGATCGAGCTGATCGAGGTGTTCAAGCGGCATGGCGTTGCGCTTCGCCTCTTCCACGGCCGGGGCGGCTCCGTGGGCCGCGGCGGTGGGCCGAGCTATCAGGCGATCCTCGCCCAGCCGGGCGGTGCGGTGCAGGGCGCCATCCGCATCACGGAACAGGGTGAGGTGATCGCGGGCAAATATTCGAATCCGGATCTCGGGCGCCGCAACCTCGAAATCCTCGCCTCCGCGACTCTCGAAGCCACGTTGCTGCATTCCGGCCAGTCCGCACCGCGGGAGGAATATCTCAACGCCATGGAGGAGCTTTCGGACGGCGCCTTCAAGGCCTATCGCGCGCTCGTCTACGAGACGGAAGGCTTCGAGCGCTATTTCTGGGAATCCACGGTGATCGGCGAGATCGCCAACCTGAATATTGGCAGCCGGCCTGCCTCGCGCACCAATTCGCGGCGCATCGAGGATCTGCGCGCCATTCCCTGGGTGTTTGGCTGGGCGCAGTGCCGCCTCATGCTGCCGGGCTGGTACGGTTTCGGATCCGCCGTCAATGAATGGCTCGAGAAGCGGCCCGATAAAGGTCTGGCGCTCCTGCAGGAAATGTACCGCGAATGGCCGTTTTTCCAGGCGCTGCTCTCGAACATGGACATGGTGCTGGCGAAGAGCAACATCGCTATCGCCTCGCGCTATGCGAAGCTCGTCGAGGACGAGGGCCTGCGCGATGCCATCTTCCCGCGCCTGCGGCGGGAATGGGAGGATTCGATCCAGCAGCTGCTCGCCATCATGCAGCAGCAATCGCTGCTCGACGACAACCCGCTGCTGGCCCGCTCGATCCGCAACCGTTTCCCCTATCTCGACCCGTTGAACCATCTGCAGATCGAATTGTTGAAGCGCCACCGTTCGGGCGATGCGGACGAGCAGGTCGTGCAGGGCATTCACCTGTCCATCAACGGCATCGCGGCGGGCCTGCGCAACAGCGGCTAA
- a CDS encoding Tex family protein has translation MLSIGQRIANELSVQEWQVKAAVDLLDGGSTVPFIARYRKEVTGTLDDAQLRTLEERLRYLRELEDRRKTILDSVREQGKLTDELALQLNTADTKARLEDLYLPYKPKRRTKAQIAKEAGLDPLADLLLAEPARDPKAAAAAFVSTEKDIATPEAALEGARSILVERFAENAELLGSLRETYWERGSLTSKVRDGKTTEGAKFSDYFDFAEPLTKLPSHRILALFRGEKEEILDLRMEEDKESAEPGYVSRYEGRTALAFGIVDQGRPGDKWLLDTVRWAWRTKLRFSIELDMKMKLWQLAEDEAVKVFAGNLRDLLLAAPAGARATLGLDPGYRTGVKVAVVDATGKVVATDTIYPHEPKRQWDESLATLARLCRVHRVELIAIGNGTASRETDKLAAELVSKHPDLTLTKIMVSEAGASVYSASAFASQELPDLDVSLRGAVSIARRLQDPLAELVKIDPKSIGVGQYQHDLAEYKLSRSLDAVVEDCVNAVGVDLNTASAPLLARVSGLGDWVAQNIVTHRDANGPFKTRKALTKVSGLGPKTFEQAAGFLRIPNGDDPLDASGVHPEAYPVVRRILEATKSDIKVVIGNGGVLKKLNPQNFTDEKFGVPTVKDILSELEKPGRDPRPEFKTATFMEGVEKIGDLKPGMMLEGVVTNVAAFGAFVDVGVHQDGLVHISALADTFVKDPRNVVKPGDIVKVKVLEVDIPRKRISLTMRMSDPAEKRPVGRQDDNRAAFQKHRAQAERKPAAPASSGGALADALRRAGMDKGGRK, from the coding sequence ATGCTATCCATCGGTCAGCGCATTGCGAACGAACTGAGTGTGCAGGAATGGCAGGTCAAGGCGGCCGTCGATCTGCTCGACGGCGGTTCCACCGTTCCCTTCATCGCGCGCTACCGCAAGGAAGTCACCGGCACCCTGGACGATGCCCAGCTGCGCACCCTGGAGGAGCGCCTGCGCTACCTGCGCGAGCTGGAGGACCGGCGCAAGACGATCCTCGACAGCGTCCGCGAGCAGGGGAAGCTCACCGACGAGCTGGCGCTCCAGCTCAACACCGCCGATACCAAGGCGCGGCTCGAGGACCTCTACCTGCCCTACAAGCCCAAGCGTCGCACCAAGGCGCAGATTGCCAAAGAGGCGGGCCTGGATCCCCTGGCCGACCTGCTCCTCGCCGAGCCTGCCCGCGACCCGAAGGCGGCGGCGGCTGCCTTCGTGAGTACGGAGAAGGACATCGCCACGCCGGAGGCGGCACTGGAGGGCGCACGCTCCATTCTGGTCGAGCGCTTTGCCGAAAATGCGGAACTCTTGGGCTCTTTGCGCGAAACCTATTGGGAGCGCGGCAGCCTCACCTCCAAGGTGCGCGACGGCAAGACGACGGAGGGCGCAAAATTTTCCGACTATTTCGACTTTGCCGAGCCGCTGACGAAGCTTCCCTCGCACCGCATTCTCGCGCTCTTCCGCGGCGAGAAGGAAGAGATTCTCGACCTGCGCATGGAGGAGGACAAGGAGAGCGCCGAACCCGGCTACGTGAGCCGCTACGAAGGCCGCACGGCGCTTGCCTTCGGCATCGTCGATCAGGGCCGTCCGGGCGACAAGTGGCTTCTGGATACCGTGCGTTGGGCCTGGCGCACGAAGCTGCGCTTCTCGATCGAGCTCGATATGAAGATGAAGCTCTGGCAGCTCGCCGAGGACGAGGCCGTGAAGGTGTTCGCCGGCAACCTGCGCGACCTGCTGCTCGCCGCGCCGGCGGGTGCGCGCGCCACCCTCGGCCTCGATCCGGGCTACCGCACCGGCGTGAAGGTGGCGGTGGTGGATGCGACCGGAAAGGTTGTGGCAACCGATACCATCTACCCGCACGAGCCCAAGCGCCAATGGGATGAATCCCTTGCCACGCTCGCCCGACTCTGCCGCGTTCATCGCGTTGAGTTGATCGCCATCGGCAATGGCACGGCCTCGCGCGAGACCGACAAGCTCGCTGCAGAGCTGGTCTCGAAGCATCCGGACCTGACGCTCACCAAGATCATGGTCTCGGAAGCCGGCGCCTCGGTCTATTCCGCATCGGCCTTTGCCAGCCAGGAGCTGCCCGATCTCGACGTGTCCTTGCGCGGCGCCGTCTCCATCGCGCGCCGCCTGCAGGATCCGCTGGCGGAACTCGTGAAGATCGACCCGAAATCCATCGGCGTCGGGCAGTACCAGCATGATCTCGCGGAATACAAGCTCTCCCGCTCCCTCGACGCGGTGGTGGAAGATTGCGTGAACGCGGTCGGCGTCGATCTCAACACCGCTTCCGCCCCGCTGCTCGCCCGCGTGTCCGGCCTCGGCGACTGGGTCGCGCAGAACATCGTGACCCATCGCGATGCCAACGGCCCGTTCAAGACGCGCAAGGCGCTGACCAAGGTCTCGGGCCTCGGCCCAAAGACCTTCGAGCAGGCGGCGGGCTTCCTGCGCATCCCGAACGGCGACGATCCGCTCGATGCCTCCGGCGTTCACCCGGAAGCCTATCCGGTGGTGCGCCGCATTCTCGAGGCCACGAAGAGCGACATCAAGGTGGTGATCGGCAACGGCGGCGTCCTGAAGAAGCTCAACCCGCAAAACTTCACGGACGAAAAATTCGGCGTGCCGACGGTGAAGGACATCCTGAGTGAGCTGGAAAAGCCCGGCCGCGACCCGCGCCCCGAGTTCAAGACCGCCACCTTCATGGAGGGCGTGGAGAAGATCGGCGATTTGAAGCCTGGCATGATGCTGGAAGGCGTCGTCACCAACGTGGCAGCCTTCGGCGCCTTCGTCGATGTGGGCGTGCACCAGGACGGCCTCGTGCATATCTCCGCGCTCGCCGACACCTTCGTGAAGGATCCGCGCAATGTGGTGAAGCCGGGCGACATCGTGAAGGTGAAGGTGCTCGAGGTGGACATTCCGCGCAAGCGCATCTCGCTCACCATGCGCATGAGCGACCCGGCCGAGAAGCGGCCGGTGGGGCGCCAGGACGACAACCGGGCGGCGTTCCAGAAGCATCGCGCCCAGGCCGAGAGGAAGCCGGCCGCCCCGGCCTCTTCCGGCGGCGCGCTCGCCGATGCCCTGCGCCGGGCCGGCATGGACAAGGGCGGCCGGAAGTAG
- a CDS encoding ABC transporter permease subunit, producing the protein MVLKLPHPGSLVALAILGLVAGGFIALASFDGGTPRLLSIGPYLWRVLAFSITQAVLSTVLSLLLGIGLALALARRRFPGRDVVLAVLGTTMVLPTIVAVFAVFAVYGRSGWLAEALTLLGWTEGFSIFGYPGILIAHVFLNGPFVARITLDGLNQVPAEHWRLATALGFTPFQIFRHLDWPVLRGELPGIAGLIFLMCFKSFAIVLALGGGPSRSTLEVAIFEALKIDLDFGRVAWLALIQLAICLSMAGLLHWAFTRPPVGHTIRNLIHRPDAKNRSLKVLDIIVLVVSALFIGPLAFSVLTGFRTMLAVIDADLLRAFVTSLAIATAAAILACVLAFALASAARRQRLVLRSPRIATFYDLLPDALLAVPPFALTAGLFLLIQRFGDPSNAGLILLPLINGLAAVPFAYRYVAPHLLTTEERYGRVAASLGLTGWSKLTIMDWPALKRPLAAGFVLAMALSFGDFGIIALFGGTELVTLPYLLYERLGAYRLDEASSIGLVIVLFAVLLAHASGRLSHAGD; encoded by the coding sequence ATGGTTCTGAAGCTGCCCCATCCCGGAAGCCTAGTGGCCCTTGCCATCCTAGGGCTGGTTGCGGGCGGCTTCATCGCATTGGCCAGTTTCGATGGAGGGACGCCGAGGCTTCTCTCCATCGGCCCCTATCTCTGGCGCGTGCTCGCCTTCTCCATCACGCAGGCCGTTCTCTCGACCGTGCTGTCCCTTCTGCTCGGCATCGGCCTCGCGCTCGCGCTCGCCCGCCGCCGATTTCCCGGTCGCGACGTCGTTCTGGCCGTTCTTGGAACGACGATGGTGCTGCCGACCATCGTCGCCGTCTTTGCCGTCTTTGCGGTCTACGGGCGCAGCGGATGGCTCGCCGAGGCGCTGACACTCCTCGGATGGACGGAGGGTTTCAGCATCTTCGGCTATCCCGGCATCCTCATCGCCCACGTCTTCCTCAACGGCCCCTTCGTCGCGCGGATCACGCTCGACGGGTTGAACCAGGTGCCGGCCGAGCACTGGCGCCTCGCCACCGCCTTAGGCTTCACGCCCTTTCAGATCTTCCGCCATCTCGACTGGCCGGTCCTGCGCGGGGAACTTCCCGGCATCGCCGGCCTGATCTTCCTGATGTGCTTCAAGAGCTTCGCCATCGTTCTGGCGCTCGGCGGAGGACCGAGCAGATCCACGCTCGAAGTGGCGATCTTCGAGGCGCTCAAGATTGATCTCGATTTCGGCCGCGTCGCCTGGCTCGCCCTGATCCAGCTTGCGATCTGCCTGTCGATGGCGGGTCTCCTGCACTGGGCCTTTACCCGTCCGCCCGTCGGCCACACGATCCGCAACCTGATCCATCGGCCGGATGCGAAAAACAGAAGCCTGAAGGTCCTCGACATAATCGTGCTTGTCGTCAGCGCGCTCTTCATCGGGCCGCTTGCCTTCAGCGTGCTGACGGGCTTTCGCACCATGCTCGCGGTGATCGACGCCGATCTTCTCCGGGCATTCGTGACGAGCCTTGCCATTGCGACCGCAGCCGCCATCCTCGCCTGCGTCCTGGCCTTTGCGCTCGCCTCCGCCGCGCGGCGGCAGCGCCTCGTGCTGCGCTCGCCGCGCATCGCGACCTTTTACGACCTCCTGCCCGACGCGCTCCTCGCCGTGCCGCCCTTCGCGCTGACCGCAGGTCTCTTCCTGCTGATCCAGCGTTTCGGCGATCCGTCGAATGCGGGGCTCATCCTGCTGCCGCTCATCAATGGGCTCGCGGCCGTGCCGTTTGCCTATCGCTATGTGGCGCCGCATCTTCTCACGACGGAGGAGCGCTATGGCCGCGTCGCGGCGTCGCTCGGCCTCACCGGCTGGTCGAAGCTGACGATCATGGACTGGCCCGCCCTCAAGCGTCCGCTGGCGGCGGGCTTCGTCCTCGCCATGGCGTTGTCGTTCGGCGATTTCGGCATCATTGCGCTTTTCGGCGGCACGGAACTGGTGACCCTGCCCTATCTGCTCTACGAGCGTCTCGGCGCCTATCGGCTCGACGAAGCGTCAAGCATCGGCCTCGTCATCGTTCTGTTCGCCGTCCTTCTCGCTCACGCCTCAGGTCGTCTGTCCCATGCTGGTGATTGA
- a CDS encoding SDR family oxidoreductase: MQTGLDGKRALVLGASKGLGFGIAQGLAEEGARVAIASRTMDGSKVAAEKIGKGVLPFVCDTGKADQVDALVKDVVAALGGVDILVLNSGGPPPGKAQGVSSDQWRQSFDAMFVNLVRIADQLLPGMIERKFGRIISVISSGVIQPIPNLAISNAIRPALVGWGKTLASEVASSGVTVNAIAPGRIATDRLKQLDAANAERTGRSMEDVAAAARAGIPAGRYGEIEEFAAAAVFLASEKASFMTGGILRVDGGQISSTT; encoded by the coding sequence ATGCAAACAGGTTTGGACGGAAAGCGCGCGCTCGTGCTCGGCGCGAGCAAGGGGCTGGGCTTCGGCATCGCTCAAGGATTGGCGGAGGAGGGCGCCCGCGTCGCCATCGCCAGCCGCACCATGGACGGCTCGAAGGTTGCAGCCGAGAAGATCGGCAAGGGCGTCCTGCCCTTCGTCTGCGATACGGGCAAGGCCGATCAGGTCGATGCCCTGGTCAAGGACGTAGTGGCAGCGCTTGGCGGCGTCGATATCCTCGTGCTCAACAGCGGCGGCCCGCCGCCCGGCAAGGCGCAGGGCGTGTCGTCCGATCAGTGGCGCCAGTCCTTCGATGCCATGTTCGTCAATCTGGTGCGGATTGCGGACCAGCTTCTGCCAGGCATGATCGAGCGCAAGTTCGGCCGCATCATCTCGGTGATCTCCTCCGGTGTGATCCAGCCGATCCCGAATCTAGCGATCTCGAACGCCATCCGCCCGGCTCTCGTCGGCTGGGGCAAGACGCTGGCGAGCGAGGTCGCCTCGTCGGGCGTGACCGTCAACGCCATCGCGCCGGGCCGCATCGCCACGGATCGCCTGAAGCAGCTCGATGCCGCCAATGCGGAGCGCACCGGCCGTTCCATGGAGGATGTGGCGGCGGCAGCGCGCGCCGGCATTCCGGCGGGCCGCTATGGCGAGATCGAGGAATTCGCAGCCGCGGCCGTCTTCCTCGCCAGCGAGAAGGCGTCGTTCATGACCGGCGGCATCCTGCGCGTCGATGGCGGGCAGATCTCGTCCACGACCTGA
- a CDS encoding dihydrodipicolinate synthase family protein has protein sequence MLTSSAAGVYVICPTPFESDGRVDAASTDRMVEAYLKAGATGLTILGIMGEAPKLAADEALAFARQVIATVAGRVPVIVGVSAAGFAAMSSLSSKVMDAGAAGVMIAPPSTLKTDDQIVSYYADAVEAIGADVPWVIQDYPLTTNVVMTPKVIMRIIEQSPSCVMLKHEDWPGLDKITTLRRASDAGQVRRVSILCGNGGMFLPFEMERGADGAMTGYAYPEMLVGVVNLINQGKRKEAHDLFDRHLPLVRYETQPGVGLAVRKYVLKRRGIIASDTQRKPGPKLSPETIADIEWLMERIERS, from the coding sequence TTGCTCACGAGTTCTGCCGCCGGCGTCTACGTCATCTGCCCCACGCCCTTCGAGAGCGACGGGCGGGTCGATGCGGCTTCCACGGACCGTATGGTCGAGGCCTATCTCAAGGCCGGCGCCACTGGCTTGACGATTCTCGGCATCATGGGCGAGGCGCCCAAGCTGGCCGCCGATGAGGCTCTGGCCTTCGCCCGTCAGGTCATCGCCACGGTGGCGGGGCGCGTTCCCGTCATCGTCGGCGTTTCGGCCGCGGGCTTTGCCGCCATGTCGAGCCTGTCCTCCAAGGTCATGGATGCGGGTGCAGCAGGCGTGATGATCGCGCCGCCTTCGACCCTCAAGACCGACGACCAGATCGTCTCCTACTACGCCGACGCCGTCGAGGCCATCGGCGCGGATGTGCCGTGGGTGATCCAGGATTACCCGCTCACCACCAACGTGGTCATGACACCGAAAGTGATCATGCGGATCATCGAGCAGAGCCCCTCCTGCGTCATGCTCAAGCACGAGGACTGGCCCGGTCTCGACAAGATCACGACTCTGCGCCGCGCGAGCGATGCGGGCCAGGTGCGCCGCGTGTCGATTCTCTGCGGCAACGGCGGCATGTTCCTGCCCTTCGAGATGGAGCGCGGTGCCGATGGCGCCATGACGGGCTATGCCTATCCCGAGATGCTGGTGGGCGTGGTCAATCTCATCAACCAGGGCAAACGCAAGGAGGCGCACGATCTGTTCGATCGCCACCTGCCGCTGGTTCGCTACGAGACGCAGCCCGGAGTCGGCCTCGCCGTGCGCAAATATGTTCTGAAGCGGCGCGGCATCATCGCCTCCGACACGCAGCGCAAGCCTGGGCCGAAGCTGAGCCCGGAAACCATTGCCGATATCGAATGGCTGATGGAGCGCATCGAGCGCTCGTAA
- the thiB gene encoding thiamine ABC transporter substrate binding subunit, whose amino-acid sequence MLRRLLLTLMSLGLATGLAQAQTKPTLTVYTYSSFSGKYGPGKTVKERFEATCGCELTWVSAEDAGSLLGRLRLEGENTKADAIVGLDMNLVAEARALNLFAPHGVDEKDLTLPIRWSDNTFIPFDWGYYAFVYDANKLANPPKSLKELVDNPNGPKVVLQDPRTSAPGLGLLLWMQKVYGDKAGEAWGKLKPRIVTFTKGWSEAYGLFLKGEADMVMSYTTSPAYHVIAEKKDNYKAAAFTEGHYLHVELAGMTRTTKQPELARQFMAFILSEPFQSAMPEGNWMMPAKTPAAGLPAAFKDLVQPSQALLFTPEEVQQNRRAFTDAWLNATAR is encoded by the coding sequence ATGTTACGCCGACTGCTTCTCACCCTCATGTCGCTCGGGCTCGCCACCGGCCTTGCCCAGGCGCAGACCAAGCCGACGCTCACCGTCTACACCTATAGCTCGTTTTCCGGAAAATACGGCCCCGGCAAAACCGTGAAGGAGCGCTTCGAGGCGACCTGCGGCTGCGAGCTCACTTGGGTCTCGGCCGAGGATGCGGGCAGTCTTCTCGGGCGGCTGCGGTTGGAGGGCGAGAACACCAAGGCCGATGCCATCGTCGGTCTCGACATGAACCTCGTCGCGGAAGCAAGAGCCCTCAACCTCTTTGCTCCGCATGGGGTGGATGAAAAGGATCTGACACTTCCTATCAGATGGAGTGACAACACCTTCATCCCCTTCGACTGGGGCTACTATGCCTTCGTCTACGACGCCAACAAGCTCGCCAACCCGCCCAAAAGCCTGAAGGAGCTGGTCGACAATCCCAATGGGCCGAAGGTGGTGCTGCAGGATCCCCGCACCAGCGCGCCGGGCCTCGGCCTGCTGCTCTGGATGCAGAAAGTCTATGGCGACAAAGCCGGCGAGGCCTGGGGCAAGCTCAAACCCCGCATCGTCACCTTCACCAAGGGCTGGTCTGAGGCTTACGGCCTCTTCCTCAAGGGCGAGGCCGACATGGTGATGTCCTACACCACCTCGCCGGCCTATCACGTCATCGCGGAGAAAAAGGACAACTACAAGGCTGCCGCCTTCACGGAGGGGCACTACCTCCACGTGGAGCTCGCCGGCATGACCCGCACGACGAAGCAGCCGGAGCTTGCCAGGCAGTTCATGGCCTTCATCCTCAGCGAGCCGTTCCAGTCGGCCATGCCCGAGGGCAACTGGATGATGCCGGCGAAGACGCCCGCTGCCGGCCTGCCGGCCGCCTTCAAGGATCTCGTTCAGCCGAGCCAGGCGCTTCTCTTCACGCCGGAAGAGGTGCAGCAGAACCGCCGTGCCTTCACCGATGCCTGGCTCAACGCCACGGCGCGCTGA
- a CDS encoding Hsp70 family protein, whose protein sequence is MPPSHDLSIGIDFGTSNTVVAIADPNGRVEALTFAHGGEDLKVYVTALCFWDERHGNGLRTHVEGGPWAIDQFLEGLHAHRFIQSFKTFAASATFKETRIFRERYGFEDLLSAFLRTLMRHGGARLDWGARNVVVGRPVQFAGYNPDDALAMQRYRAAFGRLGAEHAHYVYEPVGAAFFYARQLDHDSTVLVADFGGGTSDFSVMRFSKAGGVLRAEPLGHAGIGIAGDAFDYRIVDKVVSSRLGKGGLYRSMDKILSIPNHYYANFARWNQLAMMKGSGDLKELRELARTALEPGPLEKFIDIIEYDLGFALYRAVSSAKVALSSQDETDFRFQGEGVDIQARIARADFEGWIAEDVGRIADTVDAALSKAGVKPGEIERVFLTGGTSFVPAIRNLFVDRFGETRLTSADQFESIAYGLALIGQTEAPERWSVTN, encoded by the coding sequence ATGCCCCCGTCCCACGATCTGTCCATCGGCATCGATTTCGGCACCAGCAACACGGTCGTGGCCATCGCGGACCCGAACGGGCGCGTGGAGGCGCTGACCTTCGCCCATGGCGGCGAGGACCTGAAGGTCTACGTGACCGCCCTGTGCTTCTGGGACGAGCGGCACGGCAATGGCTTGCGCACCCACGTCGAGGGCGGCCCCTGGGCCATCGACCAGTTCCTGGAAGGGCTCCACGCCCACCGGTTCATCCAGTCCTTCAAGACCTTTGCGGCAAGCGCCACCTTCAAGGAGACCCGGATCTTCCGCGAGCGGTACGGCTTCGAAGACCTTTTGAGCGCCTTCCTGCGCACCCTCATGCGCCATGGCGGGGCGCGCCTGGATTGGGGCGCCCGCAACGTCGTCGTCGGGCGGCCGGTCCAGTTCGCCGGCTACAATCCGGACGATGCTCTTGCCATGCAGCGCTACCGGGCCGCCTTCGGCCGGCTCGGGGCGGAGCACGCCCATTATGTCTACGAGCCGGTGGGAGCGGCTTTCTTCTATGCCCGGCAGCTGGATCACGATTCCACCGTGCTCGTGGCGGATTTCGGCGGCGGCACCAGTGACTTTTCGGTAATGCGCTTCTCGAAAGCTGGCGGCGTGCTGCGAGCCGAGCCTTTGGGCCACGCAGGCATCGGCATTGCCGGGGACGCTTTCGATTACAGGATCGTCGACAAGGTCGTCTCGTCCCGCCTCGGCAAGGGTGGGCTCTACCGCTCCATGGACAAGATCCTGTCGATCCCGAATCATTATTACGCCAATTTCGCGCGCTGGAACCAACTCGCCATGATGAAGGGCAGCGGCGACCTGAAGGAATTGCGCGAGCTCGCCCGCACCGCGCTCGAGCCCGGGCCGCTGGAAAAGTTCATCGACATCATCGAATACGATTTGGGATTTGCCCTCTATCGCGCCGTATCCTCGGCAAAGGTGGCGCTGTCGAGCCAGGACGAGACCGATTTCCGGTTCCAGGGCGAGGGCGTCGACATTCAGGCGAGGATCGCCCGCGCCGATTTCGAGGGCTGGATCGCCGAGGATGTCGGCCGGATCGCGGACACTGTCGATGCGGCACTGTCCAAGGCTGGCGTGAAACCGGGCGAGATTGAGCGGGTCTTCCTCACGGGCGGCACGTCCTTCGTCCCTGCCATCCGCAATCTGTTCGTGGACCGCTTCGGCGAGACCCGTCTGACCTCCGCGGACCAGTTCGAGTCGATCGCCTATGGATTGGCGCTGATCGGCCAGACGGAGGCGCCGGAGCGCTGGTCGGTCACGAATTAG